A window of Chloroflexota bacterium contains these coding sequences:
- a CDS encoding fused MFS/spermidine synthase: MTTVAAAPAVRTRPADRTSRLVWWLVLLFFLSGASGLVYQVLWVRMLSLSFGITVYAVTVVLASFMGGLALGSFFGGRLAERIQRPLLVYAIIEIGVALVAILTPSALTWLQSAYPAVARSVGDSEAILTVVRVIMAFAVLAAPTTLMGATLPIIVKSSLARYGDLPGRIGLLYSANTFGAIFGTMLAGFWLIGGIGISASIILAASVNALVGLIAFLLQRFVIREGETRVEESDDAVAATSSDTTPAYSARIRTATLVAYGLSGLISFALEVSWTRMLSLMLDTSIYAFVTMLSMVLIGIALGSAVVTPLMRRKVNVPLLFAALELGIAIGGIWAIWAVSNLAEIRGFLEATRGLRRLAATSTNFNFVVAAVTILPTTFMIGATFPLAARIYTVGLDRSSERLGQIYAVNVFGAIFGSMLGGFVLLPLLGTQASLLLLSVASLGLAGLLLLASDWRTLPSRAVLTAAGTAAFIVLWIAKPDLYHALFSIRFKDSQVEWFREGIETTVSIVRNPEGVRTLYTNSRGQANDEPGLVQYHRKIAHTPLLVRARAQDVLIVGLGAGHTAGSILQHEGTRVQVVELSDAIVEGAERFSAVNYDVMHNPNLSIRMGDGRNFLLTSTQKYDIITTDTIQPLDAGSTNLYSAEYYRLALASLKPDGVMAQWIGPHDDYQYKTMLRTYLAVFPHVTLWLTADLVIGSREPIQLDMAETAKRFESPRAREALRQAGFGGVEEVPEAFVATRDEIAEFVGPGPILSDDRPFIEYYRSLPGRGQGAPPDIWNSFSRDPRKVIKR; this comes from the coding sequence ATGACGACCGTTGCGGCCGCTCCGGCGGTCCGAACGCGCCCTGCTGACCGAACGAGCCGTCTGGTCTGGTGGCTGGTTCTCCTCTTTTTCCTGTCTGGAGCGTCCGGCCTGGTCTACCAGGTGCTCTGGGTTCGGATGCTCTCACTCTCGTTCGGTATCACGGTCTACGCGGTGACCGTCGTGCTGGCAAGCTTCATGGGCGGGCTGGCCCTCGGCAGCTTCTTCGGCGGCCGGCTGGCCGAGCGCATCCAGCGTCCGTTGCTGGTCTACGCCATCATCGAGATCGGCGTGGCGCTGGTGGCGATCCTCACGCCGAGCGCCCTGACGTGGCTCCAGTCAGCTTACCCGGCCGTTGCCCGATCCGTCGGCGACAGCGAAGCGATCCTGACGGTCGTCCGCGTTATCATGGCGTTCGCGGTGCTGGCCGCCCCGACGACGTTGATGGGCGCCACCCTGCCGATCATCGTCAAGTCCTCGCTGGCCCGCTACGGCGATCTGCCCGGGCGCATCGGCCTGCTCTACTCCGCGAACACCTTCGGCGCGATCTTCGGCACGATGCTGGCCGGCTTCTGGCTGATCGGCGGGATCGGCATCAGCGCCTCGATCATCCTGGCCGCCAGTGTCAACGCGCTGGTCGGGCTGATCGCCTTTCTGCTCCAGCGGTTCGTGATCCGCGAGGGCGAGACGCGCGTCGAGGAGTCCGACGACGCCGTTGCCGCCACGTCCTCTGACACGACGCCCGCCTACTCGGCCCGCATCCGCACCGCCACGCTCGTCGCCTACGGCCTGAGCGGCCTGATCTCGTTCGCGCTCGAAGTCTCGTGGACCCGCATGCTCTCGCTGATGCTCGACACCTCGATCTACGCCTTCGTTACGATGCTCTCGATGGTGCTGATCGGCATCGCCCTCGGCAGCGCCGTCGTCACGCCGTTGATGCGGCGCAAGGTGAACGTGCCGTTGCTGTTCGCGGCATTGGAGCTGGGCATCGCCATCGGCGGCATCTGGGCGATCTGGGCCGTCTCGAACCTTGCCGAGATCCGCGGCTTCCTCGAAGCGACGCGCGGCCTGCGCCGGCTGGCGGCCACCTCGACCAACTTCAATTTCGTGGTGGCGGCGGTGACGATCCTGCCGACCACCTTCATGATCGGCGCGACGTTCCCGCTGGCCGCCCGCATCTACACGGTGGGGCTGGATCGGTCGTCGGAGCGGCTCGGCCAGATCTACGCCGTCAATGTCTTCGGCGCGATCTTCGGCTCGATGCTCGGCGGCTTCGTGCTGCTGCCGCTGCTCGGGACGCAGGCCTCGCTGCTGCTGCTCTCGGTGGCGTCGCTCGGGCTGGCGGGCTTGCTGCTGCTGGCCTCAGACTGGCGGACGCTGCCCTCGCGGGCGGTGCTCACGGCGGCCGGCACGGCGGCGTTCATCGTGCTGTGGATCGCCAAGCCAGACCTCTACCATGCACTGTTCTCGATCCGCTTCAAGGACTCGCAAGTTGAGTGGTTCCGCGAGGGCATCGAGACGACGGTGTCCATCGTCAGGAACCCGGAGGGCGTGCGGACGCTCTACACGAACAGTCGCGGGCAGGCCAACGACGAGCCGGGGCTGGTCCAGTACCACCGCAAGATCGCACACACGCCGCTGCTGGTCCGCGCCAGGGCGCAGGACGTGCTGATCGTGGGCCTGGGGGCGGGGCACACGGCCGGCTCGATCCTCCAGCACGAGGGCACGCGGGTCCAGGTGGTCGAGCTGTCGGATGCCATCGTCGAGGGGGCCGAGCGGTTCTCGGCGGTCAACTACGACGTGATGCACAACCCGAATCTCTCGATTCGGATGGGCGACGGCCGCAACTTCCTGCTGACCTCGACCCAGAAGTACGACATCATCACCACCGACACGATCCAGCCGCTCGACGCTGGCAGCACCAACCTCTACTCTGCCGAGTACTACCGGCTGGCGCTGGCCTCCTTGAAGCCTGACGGGGTGATGGCCCAGTGGATCGGCCCGCACGACGACTACCAGTACAAGACGATGCTGCGGACGTACCTGGCAGTCTTCCCGCACGTCACGCTCTGGCTGACGGCTGATCTGGTGATCGGCAGCCGCGAGCCGATCCAACTGGACATGGCCGAGACGGCGAAGCGGTTCGAGTCGCCGCGCGCCCGAGAGGCGTTGCGGCAGGCTGGCTTCGGCGGCGTGGAGGAGGTGCCCGAGGCGTTCGTGGCGACCCGCGACGAGATCGCGGAGTTCGTCGGCCCCGGCCCGATCCTCAGCGACGACCGCCCCTTCATCGAGTACTACCGCTCGCTGCCCGGGCGCGGGCAGGGCGCGCCGCCCGACATCTGGAACAGCTTCAGCCGCGACCCGCGGAAGGTCATCAAGCGGTAG